Sequence from the Pseudomonas frederiksbergensis genome:
CGTAGGCACGAGTAAATCCCTCCAGGCACAGAGGGATTTACACCTGCCTGAGCGAGCAAATCAGAAATCGATCCGCACGTCCCCCTTCGGCACGCTGCAGCACGACAGGATGTATCCCTCAGCCTCGTCGTCTTCAGTGATCCCGCCGTTGTGCTCCATCTCCACTTCCCCGCCCAGCTTCAAGACCTTGCAGGTGCCGCAGATGCCCATGCCGCAGGCCTTGGGAATCATCATGCCGAGCTTGGCGGCGGCGGCGTGGACGGTTTCTCCCGGCCCCACGCGAATGCTCTTGCCCGATGAGGTGAATTCCACCATGTGCAGGTCCGCCGCGTCGATTTCAGGGGCGTCGGCCGCTTGTTCGGCCTGTTCCACGGCGTCGGCACGGGCTTCCGGTGGCGTGGCGCCGAAGGATTCCTCGTGATAACGCTTCATGTCGTAGCCGGCCGCTTCCAGCAGGCGCTTGACGGCGGTCATGTACGGGGTCGGACCGCAGCAGAACACTTCGCGCTCCAGGAAGTCGGGCACCATCAGTTCCAGCATCTTGTGGTTCAGATAACCGCGATACCCGGCCCACGGCTCGCCCAGGCCATGCTTTTCGCAGATCAGGTGCAAGCTGAAATTGTCGATCCGCGAAGCCATGTGCTCCAGCTCGCGGTGGTAGATGATGTCCTTGGGCGAGCGGGCGCTGTGGATGAAAGTCATGTCGACATTGGCGTTGGTGTCGTAGAACCAGCGCGCCATGGACATGCACGGCGTAATGCCCACGCCGCCACTGAGGTACAGCACTTTCGGGCTCGGGAAATCGATGGCGTTGAACAGCCCCACCGGCCCGTGCACCGCCAGTTCCTGGCCTTCGTGCAGGGTGTCGTGCAACCAGTTGGAGACCTTGCCCCCGGGCACGCGCTTGATCGTTACGGAGAAGCTGTAGGGCACGGACGGCGAGCTGGAGATGGTGTAGGAACGCATGATCGGCTGGCCTTCGATTTCCAGCTCCAGGGTGACAAACTGCCCAGGCTTGAAAAAGAACATGATCGGCTGGTCGGCCATGAAGCAAAAGGTGCGCACATCCCAGGTTTCCTGGATGACTTTGACGCAACGCACGATATGTCGGCCATTGGCCCAGGTCTGGGTCGTGACCGGGTTCAGGAAATTATTGGACATGCTGATCTCCACGGCCGACTGCCGGCCTTCATGAGGGCGATTGTGCGCAGGCGCCTGCGCCGCCATTTACCTATCTGCGACATTCACATACTTATCGCGACCAGCCCCCAACTACCGGGGCTTGCGCGTCGGGAACAGATTGGGCCATGTCGCCCATGGATAAGGTTGCGCCCCTGTGCGGCCCCACACTCGCCCCCACAGACAAACAGATTTTTTGCCTTGCGTAGCACAACCGATCAGCCACTTTTTTGATGGTCACGTAGAGGACCATGAGGACAAAACGATGGACGTCACCACTACCCTGAGCCTGGGCGATCCGCTGGAACCCGCACGCAAGGCCACCGCGCAGATGCTCCAAGAGCGCGAACGCACCTTTTCGCTGCCGCAACCGTTCTACAGTGATGAACGCCTGTTTGATATCGACATGCAGGAAATCTTCCAGAAGGAATGGTTGATCGCCGGCATGACCTGCGAAATCCCGGCCAAGGGCAACTACCTGACGCTGCAGGTCGGCAAGAACCCGATCATTGTGATCCGCGGTGCCGAAGGCGTGGTGCATGCATTCCATAACGTCTGCCGTCATCGCGGTTCGCGGCTGTGCACCAGCGACAAGGGCAAGGTCGCCAAGCTGGTCTGCCACTACCACCAGTGGACCTACGAACTGGACGGTCGCCTGCTGTTCGCCGGCACCGAGATGGGCGCCGACTTCGACATGAAGCAGTACGGCCTCAAGCCGGTGAACGTGAAGACTGCCGGCGGCTACATCTTCATCAGCCTGGCCGAGAACCCGCCGGCCATCGATGATTTCCTGTCGACCCTGAACCACTACATGGAACCCTACGACATGGAAAACACCAAGGTGGCGGTGCAAACCACCTTGATGGAAAAGGCCAACTGGAAACTGGTACTGGAAAACAACCGCGAGTGCTACCACTGCAACGCCTCGCACCCTGAGTTGCTCAAGACCCTGCTGGAATGGGACGACGTCACCGACCCGCGCGCCGACCAGGCGTTCAAGGACCACGTGGCCGCCTCCGCCGCCGCCTGGGAAGCCGAGAAGATCCCTTACGCCCACGCCAGTTTCGGCCTGCGCAACCGTATCGTGCGCATGCCGCTGCTCAAGGGCACCGTGTCAATGACCATGGACGGCAAGCAGGGCTGCGCCAAGCTGATGGGCCGTATCAAGAACCCGGACCTGGGCTCGATGCGTATCCTGCACCTGCCGCACTCGTGGAACCACTGCATGGGCGACCACATCATCGTGTTCACCGTGTGGCCGATCAGCGCCCAGGAAACCATGGTCACCACCAAGTGGCTGGTGCACAAGGACGCGGTCGAAGGCGTCGACTACGACGTGGCCCGCATGCGCGAAGTCTGGGACGCCACCAACGACCAGGACCGTCGCCTGGCCGAAGAAAACCAGCGCGGCATCAACTCCACCGCCTACCAGCCGGGCCCGTACTCCAAGACCTATGAGTTCGGCGTGGTGAACTTCGTGGATTGGTACAGCGAGCGCATGCTCAACAACCTCGGAGCAGAACCGGCACCTTACCTCAAGGGCGTTCCGGTACAAGGCTGAGCCGTCCATTGACGAACCCCGCAGACATCCTTGGATGCTGCGGGGTTTTGCTTTTTCCACTCGCTCAAGATGCAGATTTCTACTGCATGTCATTCGCGTCGGAATCCAACGGCGTCTCGCCGATGACAATGCGGGAAATCTTGCCATCCAGGCCGTTCTCACGAACATAAACCAGCCTGAAATCGGCGTTATCCTCATTGCGCTCGAACGTGTTGACCGTTATCGCTTCGTCGAGGCCGATATCGCGCTTGATATCGATGACGGCATAGTCATCCGTGATGCTACCGCCAGGCGAGTCGTAGACCATCACACGCGTGCCCGCAGAAATGCCGCGTAACTTCATCGACCGCGCTTCATCATTCTCACAACCGCGCGCGGGCAATCTCAGGGACTGGCTTTGGCCTGCGGGAATGACGCAGGTGGTGTCCCCGGCCGGACTGGCCTGATTCGCTTCATAAAAATAGAACCCGCCCTGAGTCAATGCAGCGGCATAGGAGAAGGCATCACCGGCCTGGTTGAAGTTGATCGCCAGGAAATTCGGCGCGGTACGCTTGCCCATCGCGACTGCGCAATGAGTGTCCACGCGTCGCTCAAGCCAGGTCAGGTTGTTGTCCAAGGCCGCTGCGTGGTCCGCAGTAGCCCCCCAGGTGTGGAACTGATTCATCACGAACAGCCTCGGCCAATGACCAAATCCAGACGCCCATACGTGCGCGTCGTACTGTTCCCAACGCGATGGGCAGCTCCACTCGTGCTCCAGAACCGTGATGCCCAAGTCCCAGTAATTCTGGTTTTCCCACTGCTTGTCACGCAGCAGATGGAGGGTCTTGCCATCGATCTCATACGCTCCCGCGCTCCGGTCAGTCAGGATGACCAGGCGCCTGCCGCTGGCGATTATCTGGGCCAGCGTTGGCCAGGTGGGGTCTTCGGCGTAAGGACTTGGGTCGAACACCCAGTCCGCCAAGCCAGGTACACGGCTAAGCGCGTCTTGCAGGTTGATCCGGTCGACGTAGTTTTCCAGCAACAGGGTGACCACAACCTCCGGACTGCTGCGAAGGAACGGCAGGAACACGTCGTTCAATACGTCGACAAGCATCCGGTCATTACGCACATCGCAGCGCCCCGTCTCGCCTGCGTGGCAGAGGTAGACATCAGCCTCTCCCGACAGATTGCCGGGGTGCAGGTCTAGCATGAAGCCGCGCACGCCTCGCTCCAGTTGTGTGCGCATGTCGTCCACGTAACCGTTGTGTGCGGTCACCCAGGTGTATTGGTTGAAGGGTTTGCCGAGGTCATCGATGCCCGGCGCGGTTTCCCCCGCAAAAGCCGCGGACGCGGTAATCAACAGGGCGCCCGGAAGGCCCCACAGCTTTGGGATTTTCTTGAAAACAGACATTTTATCTTCCGTGAATGAACCGCCCTCCTCATGAGGACGGGAACCGTATTAACCGGAAGATAAAACGAGGCGTACAGCTCCAATCCATTTCTCGATATAAAAAAGCTCCCACAACGGATCTGCGACGCACCGAAGATTCCTTGTGGGAGCCTGCTCGCGAAGACGGTTTCACCTTTATCCAATCAACTCGAAGAAGACCACCTCACCGACCCATCCTCCCCATAGAACGTCTCGACAATCGCCTCCCCTTTCAGCGCCACCTTCACATACCCGTTCAGCACCCGCTCCGGATAAGCCTCGTCGCCCGCCAGCTGGGTTTCCGACCACAACACCCGGGCATGTCCGTTCAACTCGCTCGTGGTGCCATAGGGAATCGCCCCGTGCCCGGCGCAGCGCGCGTGCAACCCGCCTTGCGGCGCATAGCAGATGCCATTGTGCAAATGCCCCCAATACCAGTAATCCGGCTCACGCCCCAGGGCATCGCACACTGGTTGGTAAAGCGCGGTCTTGTGGTGCCCGGATATATCGAAGCCCTGATGATGGCTGAGGACCATGAGTTTCTTGCGCTTGGGCAGGGTTTTCATCCACTCGATCTGTTGGGTGTTGAGGGTGCCGTCCATGTACAGGTTCATCGCGTCCGAGGCGTACGCGCTGTCGAGGCCGACCACCAACCAGTCATCGTTGTACAAGGCGAAATAGCTGGTGCTCTGTTGCACCGGAAAACGCGCCGCCAGTTCCTTGAAATAGCCATGGGCGCCGCTGTACATCTCATGGTTGGAATTGAGGGTAAACGAACCGTGCTTGCCCTGCGGCCAGCCGGCCATGTCGACGTCCTCCTGGGAATGCGTGCCGGCGTAATAGACATCGCCCAGGTGAATGGTGAAATCCGCCTGGGCCAGTTGCATCTGGTTGGCGACGGCCACAGCGGGCGCATGGCTGTCGAACGGCCCGGTGCCCCAGTCGCCGGCGATGGCCAGCACCACGTCGTTGTCCATTTTCACCAGCGCCGGGTTCGTGGCGAACGGCGCATGGTGGCGCAGGTTTTCGATCCACTTGAGCAGCGCCTCGCTCCACAGCAGGTCCAGCAGTTCCCATTTGCGGCAGCCCAGTAACGTACCGTCCTTGAGCACGCGGGTCGGCAATTCTTCTTCTTTTTGCGGCAGGGGCGTGACGTTGCCGATCTTCAGGATCGACAAACCGTGGGCCAACTCCCACGGCACCGCCGGCTCGTCGTCCGGCAGATCCCCGTGATCGATAACGTGCCGGGCCTGGTCGTGGCCTCGTTGCAGCAGCTTGACGATGGCCTGAAACTCCTCGGGTTCCAGGTCGTTGACGAGTTTTTTCCAGGACATTTCCAGCCGCGTCACCAACCCGTGCAGACGGACCTTGACCTTGTCGAACTCATGCTCCCAATGGTGCAGTAATGACATGTGGACGCTCCTTCGCTATGCCCTGGGCTACAGGGTTTTCATGAATTCGATCAGGGCCCGCTTGTCGACGTCCGACAGTTGCGTGCCATACAGGTGACCGCCGTTGTGGTTGCCTTCCAGGCGGGTGTCGTATTTGAAATCCGCCGACGCCTTCATCTGCGCGCCGCGGGTGATGAAGCCGACCTTCTCCTGGTCGTAGATGTCGGAGCCGGTGTAGAACACCTGCGGCCGCTGCTCCGGCGCTTGCAGCAAATCCCACAGGGTCGGCACCGAACCGTTGTGCAGGTACGGAGCCCGCAGCCAGATACCATCGGTGGGGGTGTTGCTGTAGCTCTGGGTCTTGCGGTAGGCGCCAAAGTCGAACGGCGGTTTCTTGAAGCCGTGGAAGGCCGTCACCAGGCCGGTGGTGAAGGAGTTCAGGCGATGGGGATCGGTGCCCAACTGGTCGATGTTGGTGGTGACCTGGCCGGTGTCGCTGCGGCCGAAGTCGTGGCAGCCGGCGCAGTTTTTCTCCCAGATCGGTTTGCCCTGGGCGACTTTCCCCTGGTCCAGGGCGAACGGCCAGGCCGGTGCCTTATGGCCCAGTAGCCAGTTGGTGACGCGATTGAAACTCGGTGGCAGCACCGAATCGGGCGTCGCGCCCACGGCCATGGCCGCCGCGTAGTTGCGTTCGTGGATCTTGTTGTTATTGCCGTCCCAATGCAGGTACATGGACTCCCGAGGTTTCTGGTTCCAGACCTGCGGCAGGTCCACGGTGCCAATGGTGGAATCATCCGGGAAGCCGAACACCACCATCTTGGTCGGGTTGAAGGTGTCGGTCCGTCCTGGCCCTTGGGCCGGGCGCAGCTTCTGCCAGGCGTACGCTTGTTTCTGCTTGAGCAACGCGCTCTTGGCCATCGGGATGATCAAGTAGCGGTTGTAGAGCTTTTCGAAAAAGCCCAGCTGGAACTTGCCGGTGATTGCAGTCATGACCGCGTCGGGGGTGAATTTCGGATCGCTGGCGCATTCGTAGGCGAACCACTGGAAGGCCTGCAGTTGCAGGGTATTGGCCGGCGCGGCGGCGACTGGCACCGCGACGTCAGTGGCATTGGCCCG
This genomic interval carries:
- the gbcB gene encoding glycine-betaine demethylase subunit GbcB; the protein is MSNNFLNPVTTQTWANGRHIVRCVKVIQETWDVRTFCFMADQPIMFFFKPGQFVTLELEIEGQPIMRSYTISSSPSVPYSFSVTIKRVPGGKVSNWLHDTLHEGQELAVHGPVGLFNAIDFPSPKVLYLSGGVGITPCMSMARWFYDTNANVDMTFIHSARSPKDIIYHRELEHMASRIDNFSLHLICEKHGLGEPWAGYRGYLNHKMLELMVPDFLEREVFCCGPTPYMTAVKRLLEAAGYDMKRYHEESFGATPPEARADAVEQAEQAADAPEIDAADLHMVEFTSSGKSIRVGPGETVHAAAAKLGMMIPKACGMGICGTCKVLKLGGEVEMEHNGGITEDDEAEGYILSCCSVPKGDVRIDF
- the gbcA gene encoding glycine-betaine demethylase subunit GbcA; this encodes MDVTTTLSLGDPLEPARKATAQMLQERERTFSLPQPFYSDERLFDIDMQEIFQKEWLIAGMTCEIPAKGNYLTLQVGKNPIIVIRGAEGVVHAFHNVCRHRGSRLCTSDKGKVAKLVCHYHQWTYELDGRLLFAGTEMGADFDMKQYGLKPVNVKTAGGYIFISLAENPPAIDDFLSTLNHYMEPYDMENTKVAVQTTLMEKANWKLVLENNRECYHCNASHPELLKTLLEWDDVTDPRADQAFKDHVAASAAAWEAEKIPYAHASFGLRNRIVRMPLLKGTVSMTMDGKQGCAKLMGRIKNPDLGSMRILHLPHSWNHCMGDHIIVFTVWPISAQETMVTTKWLVHKDAVEGVDYDVARMREVWDATNDQDRRLAEENQRGINSTAYQPGPYSKTYEFGVVNFVDWYSERMLNNLGAEPAPYLKGVPVQG
- a CDS encoding metallophosphoesterase; this translates as MSLLHHWEHEFDKVKVRLHGLVTRLEMSWKKLVNDLEPEEFQAIVKLLQRGHDQARHVIDHGDLPDDEPAVPWELAHGLSILKIGNVTPLPQKEEELPTRVLKDGTLLGCRKWELLDLLWSEALLKWIENLRHHAPFATNPALVKMDNDVVLAIAGDWGTGPFDSHAPAVAVANQMQLAQADFTIHLGDVYYAGTHSQEDVDMAGWPQGKHGSFTLNSNHEMYSGAHGYFKELAARFPVQQSTSYFALYNDDWLVVGLDSAYASDAMNLYMDGTLNTQQIEWMKTLPKRKKLMVLSHHQGFDISGHHKTALYQPVCDALGREPDYWYWGHLHNGICYAPQGGLHARCAGHGAIPYGTTSELNGHARVLWSETQLAGDEAYPERVLNGYVKVALKGEAIVETFYGEDGSVRWSSSS